In Bacillus carboniphilus, the sequence TAAAAGGCGAACCTTCCAAACTTTAACCTATCTTATTCCGTTCACAAGACCCAACATTTGATCTGAAATGGAGATCGCGCGCGACTGGAATTGATATGCACGTTGAACCTGCAATAATTCCGTCATCTCAACACCCATGTCTACGTTTGATTGCTCCAGGGTTCCTTGTTGGAGGGCAACCGCTTCACGAATTGGTGTTAGGATTTCCTCAATTGCCACACCTAATGCACCAAGGTTCTCCGGTAAAGCGATTAAGTTTCCACCTTGTTGCTCCATGAGCTGAGGACGGTTGATTTGAACAACGCCAAGGTTCCACACTTGCTCACCGTTATCGGTGTTTACTCGAACCTGTCCAGTTGGGGAGACACTCACTTCATTCGGAACTCCATTTACAATAATGGGTGCTTCGTTTTCATCTAATAGTGCATGCCCTTCACTTGTTACGAGCATGCTTTGAGTTTCGTTGAGAGGTGTCCAGCTTAGGTTACCATCTCGTGTATATTGAATCTCGCCTTCATTTTGTCCGGCAACTAGTACTGAAAAATATTGTCCCTCTGTTGTAAAAGCAAGGTCTAAGTCACGACCCGTTGACACAATGTTTCCTTGTTTTGAAACCATTTGGGATTGGACCACACCCGCTCCTGCTCCAAGGCGGATTCCATTCGGTGTATTTCGTCCCACTTCAAACTGTCCGTGAGGTTGATTGTTGAATTGTTGTGCTAGTAACTCGGTAAACGTTGATTCACGGCGTTTATAACCATTGGTCGAAACGTTGGCCATGTTATGGCTAATTGTATCCATTTTTTGTTGAAGCTGCGCCATTGTGTTCGCAGCTGTGATCATGGAGCGACTCATGGGCTTTCCCCCTAATCATTTTTATGTATAAGCGGATTTTTTCGAAAAAATTCCTATCCGATTCGTCCGATTTCATTTACAGCTTTGTCCATGCTCCGGTCATAAGCTTGAAGGATTTTCTGATTCGCTTCGAATGAGCGATAAGCTGATAGTAGCTCCGTCATTGTTTTGGCCGAATCCACATTGGATTGTTCGAGTGAACCTTGGTGGATGCCAAACTCAACACCCTCTTGTCCATACGCTAATGGCAGGGCTCCATCCTCTGTTCGGAATAATCCATTTCCATCTCTCATTAAAAGGTTTGGATCTTGAGCATAAGAGATTCCAAGACGGTTGGTAATATCGCTATTTTGTCGAAGGAATCCGTCTTCCGTTACTTGGAAGTTTGCATCGTTCACTTGGATTCGCTGGCCTTCGTCATTAAGCACAAAGTATCCGTGACCTGTTGTTAAAAAGCCTTCGGGATCAACGGTAAAATTCCCGTTTCGGCTGTAGTAAGTTTCGCCACTTGGGTGTTCGATGTTAAAGAATACAGAGCCTGCTTGTCCATCAACTTCAGGCATTACGCGGTTGGTCAGAGCAAAATCAGTTTGAATGCTCGTATCTCTAAGTGGACCTTGGATAAAATTCGGTGTCATTTCCTGTACATAAACACCCGTGTTAACCGCGCCAACTGGCCCTTGATTTGGCAACCGGAGGCCTTTTTCAGTAGGAACGTAATTGCCTGGCATCTTGCTGAGCAAAATATCCGGGAACGCACGTAACGACGCTTGATCCGCTTTAAACCCAGGCGTATTCACATTCGCCATATTATTCGTTAACATATCCGTGCGTCTTTGCTGTGCAATCATCCCTGTAGCCGCTGTATAAAACCCTTTAAACATCGTGTCCACCTCAATTTCTCATTAAAACTAGTAAACTAGTTCCATCCGTACAAAAGTCTTTCCTACTATTATAGTACATTTTTCATCAAGAAACATAAGAATTTCTGGCTATTTTGACAAATTTTGCGGGATTGGGGTGGTTTGGGGCGGTGGGACAGAGGGGACAGGAACCTCTGTCCCACCTCTGTCCCGCAGTGATGAAAATGTGGATTATAGTTTGGTTTGAGGATTTTGAGGGTTTTGGTAGCCGGGGTTTTGTTAATTAAGGGCCGGTTTTTAGGGGGAGAGGTTGGACACTTGGGGTTTTTCAGAACTTGGTCAATGGAATTCAGAACTCGCGTTACTTTTTTCGGAACTCACTCACCCTTATTCAGAACTCGCGTCACTTATTTCAGAACTCAACCAACCTAATTCAGAACTCGCGTCACCTTTTTCAGAACTCAACCAACCTAATTCGGAACACGCGTCACCTTTTTCAGAACTCAACCAACCTAATTCAGAACTCGCGTTACTTTTTTCAGAACTTACTCACCATAATTCAGAACTCGCCTCAAAAGCTATTTTCTGAAACTGGCAATTACCTAAAGTAACTACGATAACCTAAAAAAAGATGGGACAAGGTTCCTGTCCCCCTTGTCCCACTAGCGGAACACTCCCGACAGTCCTTCGTAAGTTTCTTTTGCTTCAGATAAAATGTTCTCTATCACTTCCGCCACAGTCGGGATATCATCAATCAACCCAATCGTCTGCCCGAGTGCAATGACTCCTTTGCTCACATCTCCTGACTGGAGGAGGTCTTGGTACGCCTCTCCGCGCAGGTACGGGAAGATTTCTTCGAAGGTTGCACCCTTCCATTCCATTTCGGCTACTCTCATTGAAGTCTCTGATTTCATAACTCGCGCAGGTTTCCCCAATGAACGTTTGACAATGACCGTGTCGTTTTCCGTGAGTTCGGGTAACCTCGACTTAATGTCCGGGTGCAGGGCCACCTCTTGCGTCGCTAGGAATCGGGTACCCATTTGCACTGCTCCTGCTCCTAGTGAGAGAGCAGCTAACAAAGAACGGCCTGTTGAGAAACCACCAGCTGCAATGACTGGAATTCCAAGTTCCCGAACTGCTTTTTGCACTAGGGTCAGGGACGTAACTTCTTCTCGCCCAGGGTGTCCGCCACATTCATAGCCGACCATAACAATCGCGTCCGCACCCATGGCTTCTGCTTTTTTCGCGAAACGGATAGAGGGTACAACGTGAACCCATTTCACTCCATTTTCTTTAAAAGCAGGTACGAATTTTTCGGGGTTCGCCCCAGAAGTAAAGATAATCGGAACTTTTGCTGCCAATGCAGCTTCCACGTATACCTCCATCGGCTGACGAATCCCGATCGCAATGTTCACGCCGAACGGGTTACTGGTCATCTGTCTTGTTTTTTCAATATCCTGTAGAAACTCAGTTGGAGAATCATAGCTTCCTGCGGTAATCAGACCGAGGCCCCCTGCGTTACTTACTGCCGAAACAAGTGGTGATGTTCCTAATCCCTGCAGCCCACCTTGGATAATCGGGTATTTTATATTTAAGAGTTTAGTAATCGTCGTTTCAAACATAATTGCCCTCCTGATAGAAAATGAATCGTCATTCATTTATATTCGGTAGTGAGACACCTTAATCCTTTATTTTTTGTAAATGAATATAAAAAGAGCCCAGGGATTGATGACCCGAGCTCTTCAAAGTGTTTATTTTATAAAAGCCAAAGTAATAACCCCGGAATAACAACCGCCACCGCCACCGGAATAGTCTGAATCAGTGTAATACTCGATGTTGTTAGCGACATGGATTGGAGTGGATTGGGTGCTTCTGAAAAGAGAAGGTCACCGACTCGGTCCATGGGTGTTTTTTGTGCTGGGAAATCTGGGACTGTTACATGAAATTGATCCATGAGATGTGAAAGTTCTTTTTCTTGATCAAATGGTTCTTTCGTTTCCACGGTCATCCACCTCCAATATTTTTTTCAGCTGTCCAATTGCATGATGTAAACGCGACTTCACGGTTCCCATAGGTATAGCCAGTACGTCTGCGATCTCTTCGTGCGTTAGCCGATGGTAGTAAGATAAAATGATGACGGCCCGGTGATCTTCTTTTAGCTTTTGTAAAGCGAAGCGCACATTGAGTTGGTCCACGATATCAATATCGCGGTGCTCCACGACCAGGAAAGGAAGGATTTTTTTTAGTTTGGCCCTTCGCTTCATCTTGTTAATCATTTTATTATAGGCAATTTGAAATAAGTAGGTTTTAAATGAAGCTTTTTGCGCATCGTACTTGTCTTTATCCTTTTGGATTTGTAAAAATGTATCCTGTACCACATCGATGCTTAGTTGTTCTTCATTGGTAAAACGGTATATAAATTGGTATAACGGCCCTCGGTACTGCTGATAGATCCACTCGAAGGCCGCCTCATCCCCCTGTTGAAACGCCTCTACATAGGCTCTATTTGTGTTCGAGCTCATGACTCCACCGCTCTTTAATTCCTTTGATCGTAATCGCCGTTCGGCTAATTAACCAACCGAAAGTGATTGTTGTAAACACAAATGCTTGATGCATGAAAAACTGCACGTAAGGATTCTCCACGTTTTCACCACTGGATACAAGAATGACGAGTACCAGAAAACAAGCGAATGAATAAACAGCAGCTATCGTATTGATCGTATCCCACCGCGTCCATCTGAAATAAATTTCTGTCTTCTGAAAATCCACTTTTCCATTTGGCTTATTGACGACCTTTCTCTGAAGTGAAATAATAACCCCCGCAAATACAATAGATAAAATTGCAACAACAATGGAACTAACAATCCAACCTGAAGCCATGTGTGACACCCTTTCCCTTTGTTCTTTTACTTCTTATACAATTGAAGACGGGGTTTGGTTCAAAGTTTTTTAAAAGTTTTTTAGAAATTGTGAAATAGGATGATTTTAGTGGTGATTCTTCTGGGTAGGGGCAGTATGTTCTCTGATAGGATAGTCTTTTTTTCCGATAGCACACGCACCTTTTCCGATAGACGCCTCTTCTTTTCCGATAGACGCCCCATCTTTTCCGATAGCACTCGCACCTTTTCCGATAGACGCCTCTTCTTTTCCGATAACACTCGCACCTTTTCCGATAGACGCCTCTTCTTTTCCGATAACACTCGCACCTTTTCCGATAGACGCCTCATCTTTTCCGATAGCACTCGCACCTTTTCCGATAGACGCCTCTTCTTTTCCGATAGCACACGCACCTTTTCCGATAGACGCCTCATCTTTTCCGATAGCACACGCACTTTTTCCGATAGACGCCTCATCTTTTCCGATAGCACTAGCACCTTTTCCGATAGACGCCTCATCTTTTCCGATAGCACACGCACTTTTTCCGATAGACGTCTCATCTTTTCCGATAGCACACGCACTTTTTCCGATAGACGTCTCATCTTTTCCGATAGCACTCACACTTTTTCCGATAGCCACCCACTCTCTGCCGATACCGGTTCACAAATATGCAATCTAACAGTTATTCAGCGATTACCCCCATAATCCAACCACAAAAAAACAGCAGAACCCCTCATCCTGCTGTCATTTCTTCCGCGCTGTTTGTTTACTTTTGATTTCTCCAACCCATTTGGACTGGAAGTAGTACCAGAAGACAATAGAGTATAGAAGGAATACAACAAAAATACCCCCGACATATCTTCCAATTTCCTCAGCAAGGAAAGGCATGCTCAGGATCAGGACTGCTGACGTCAATAGGTAAATGAAGAGGGCGTTGGCTGCCCTTTTATCGTTCGTGACACTTTCCTTTAACTTACCTAGGAGGAATAAATTTCCGGTTACTTTTGTGAAGATGGCACTAATTAAGAAGAATGCACCCAGTGCGTACGCGACGTTGAAAAACCAAGCTGGTATAAACATATTCGTCTCCTTATAGAAGAAACGGCCACCTCCATTGAGGTGCCGTTTCGTTTCATTTCGTTTTTATCCTAATTTTTTACGTGGGATGCGGCCCATTGTTTCAAGCATGATCCCTGTACCGATTGCTACACAATCCATTGGGTTTTCAGCCACTAGAACTGGAACTTTTAATTCGTTTGCAAGCAGGACATCGAATCCATGAAGAAGTGCTCCACCGCCTGTTAAGATGACACCACGGTCGATGATGTCTGCAGACAATTCAGGTGGCGTTCTTTCTAGGACACTCTTTGCTGCTTGGACGATGACATCCACTGATTCACGAAGAGCATCTGCAATTTCGTCGGATGTGATGGTAATTGTTCTTGGAAGTCCGGAAACCATGTCTCGTCCACGGATGTCCATTGATTCCTTACGAGAACCTTCCACAACCGTTGCGATTTGCAATTTAATATCTTCTGCTGTTCTTTCACCGATTAACAGCTTGTACTTACGTTTAATGTAGTTCAAAATGTCAGAGTCAAACTTGTCTCCAGCCATTTTAATAGAAGAAGAAGTTACGATGTCACCCATAGAAAGGACGGCCACATCTGTTGTTCCTCCACCGATATCTACAACCATGTTACCACTTGGTTGGAAGATATCCATTCCAGCACCGATTGCTGCCACTTTTGGCTCCTCTGCAAGCTCAACGTTCTTTCCGCCACTTTTTTCTGCAGCTTCTCTGATCGCCTTTTGCTCAACAGATGTAATGTTAGTTGGACAACAAATTAAGATTCTTGGCTTTGATAAAACACCTTTAACGTTTAATTTATGTATAAAATGCTTTAACATCGCTTCTGTTACATCAAAGTCCGCGATTACACCGTCTTTTAATGGACGAATCGCAACGATATTTCCAGGTGTACGCCCCACCATTCGACGGGCTTCTTCACCCACTGCTAATACTTTGTTTGTATTTTTATCAATGGCCACAACTGATGGCTCATTTAATACAATTCCTTTTCCTTTTACGTGTATTAGAACGTTCGCCG encodes:
- a CDS encoding RNA polymerase sigma factor, whose product is MSSNTNRAYVEAFQQGDEAAFEWIYQQYRGPLYQFIYRFTNEEQLSIDVVQDTFLQIQKDKDKYDAQKASFKTYLFQIAYNKMINKMKRRAKLKKILPFLVVEHRDIDIVDQLNVRFALQKLKEDHRAVIILSYYHRLTHEEIADVLAIPMGTVKSRLHHAIGQLKKILEVDDRGNERTI
- a CDS encoding flagellar hook-basal body protein, which translates into the protein MSRSMITAANTMAQLQQKMDTISHNMANVSTNGYKRRESTFTELLAQQFNNQPHGQFEVGRNTPNGIRLGAGAGVVQSQMVSKQGNIVSTGRDLDLAFTTEGQYFSVLVAGQNEGEIQYTRDGNLSWTPLNETQSMLVTSEGHALLDENEAPIIVNGVPNEVSVSPTGQVRVNTDNGEQVWNLGVVQINRPQLMEQQGGNLIALPENLGALGVAIEEILTPIREAVALQQGTLEQSNVDMGVEMTELLQVQRAYQFQSRAISISDQMLGLVNGIR
- a CDS encoding rod shape-determining protein, with product MFARDIGIDLGTANVLIHVKGKGIVLNEPSVVAIDKNTNKVLAVGEEARRMVGRTPGNIVAIRPLKDGVIADFDVTEAMLKHFIHKLNVKGVLSKPRILICCPTNITSVEQKAIREAAEKSGGKNVELAEEPKVAAIGAGMDIFQPSGNMVVDIGGGTTDVAVLSMGDIVTSSSIKMAGDKFDSDILNYIKRKYKLLIGERTAEDIKLQIATVVEGSRKESMDIRGRDMVSGLPRTITITSDEIADALRESVDVIVQAAKSVLERTPPELSADIIDRGVILTGGGALLHGFDVLLANELKVPVLVAENPMDCVAIGTGIMLETMGRIPRKKLG
- a CDS encoding nitronate monooxygenase family protein; translation: MFETTITKLLNIKYPIIQGGLQGLGTSPLVSAVSNAGGLGLITAGSYDSPTEFLQDIEKTRQMTSNPFGVNIAIGIRQPMEVYVEAALAAKVPIIFTSGANPEKFVPAFKENGVKWVHVVPSIRFAKKAEAMGADAIVMVGYECGGHPGREEVTSLTLVQKAVRELGIPVIAAGGFSTGRSLLAALSLGAGAVQMGTRFLATQEVALHPDIKSRLPELTENDTVIVKRSLGKPARVMKSETSMRVAEMEWKGATFEEIFPYLRGEAYQDLLQSGDVSKGVIALGQTIGLIDDIPTVAEVIENILSEAKETYEGLSGVFR
- a CDS encoding flagellar hook-basal body protein; the protein is MFKGFYTAATGMIAQQRRTDMLTNNMANVNTPGFKADQASLRAFPDILLSKMPGNYVPTEKGLRLPNQGPVGAVNTGVYVQEMTPNFIQGPLRDTSIQTDFALTNRVMPEVDGQAGSVFFNIEHPSGETYYSRNGNFTVDPEGFLTTGHGYFVLNDEGQRIQVNDANFQVTEDGFLRQNSDITNRLGISYAQDPNLLMRDGNGLFRTEDGALPLAYGQEGVEFGIHQGSLEQSNVDSAKTMTELLSAYRSFEANQKILQAYDRSMDKAVNEIGRIG